A single window of Chitinophaga sp. XS-30 DNA harbors:
- a CDS encoding SusC/RagA family TonB-linked outer membrane protein, which yields MRLIFLLTVVATLESSASGWAQLVTINVRKAPLEKVFLEMRRQTGCHFVFNSQMLDKAGRVTLYLKDAPLEEALRQSLAGQPLTYAIIDSNVVIKPAPLPVTPAVREKADIGVTGVVRSKDGTPLVGVSILIKGTGSGTISDGNGRFELKSVSENAVLVFRYIGFADKEVKLSATTRELNITLEESERNVAEVVVTGYQNVDRKLFTGASSKVSAKDAERNGVPDISRMLEGQVAGVSVQNVSGTFGAAPKIRVRGATSLSGENKPLWVVDGIILEDVVNISNEALSTGDANTLIGSSVAGLNPDDIESFTILKDAAATAMYGARAMNGVIVVNTKKGRNTDGKAQVNYTGTFTTYLKPSYDQFDIMNSADQLSVLLELENKGYYNHSSVSRGKDGGIFYKMYNQMYEYDPVTDTYGLKNTMEDRLNFLERYAKANTDWFDILFQNSLLQEHSVSVNSGSANSQTYFSTSMMKDNGMTIGDDVTRYTAKFRNNFRLNDKLRAEVMVNGSIRDQRTPGTLTRNSDPVYGVYSRDFDINPYSYALNTSRLMTAYDTDGQPEYFVRNYAPFNIINELNTNYLTLKGIDLQVQGGIKYKIIPQLEYSVDGAFRYANTTREHYVKDGSNMAESFRADYDATIAEGNINLYTDPDDVNSLPVVVLPEGGFYNTNINSLKNFYFRQNLEYDNTFNVVHRFNFFGSMELRGTDRRNSAYEGIGYQYENGGLVNPNYRYFKKMIEGGDPYFGMSYGAERFAAFMGRAAYAFGEKYSVNATARYDGSNKMGKSKVARWLPTWNISGAWHIDSEPFYGSGIKKILSGATLRGTYGMTASIGDARNSSAVFYNQVTYRPYENEKESGIFLSGLENSELTWEKMYELNIGANLALFNKIDLTIDWYRRKSFDLIGSLNTSGIGGQFVKTANYADIKAQGIEFTIAGNPLASRDFRWRTQFNIAVNKNEITNLEINPNIWTNARAEGGMRVGYAQRGLYSIPFAGLDPEYGYPTYLAPDGNGKTTYIRLQDLDDNYLLYHGPTDPTLTGGFYNSFSYKRFSLSTLLTFAAGNWIRLQPSFAAAYSDMYTLSDRMNDRWLQSGDEARTNIPSLLGAYHVINGVVNPATGATTDGVYPYNAYNYSTEAVAKGDFIRLKRIALDYTLPARLMSRLGIRNAQLSLVGNNIALLYSDKRLYGADPEFFNNGGVAMPVPKQYTLAIKLGL from the coding sequence ATGAGACTCATTTTTTTGTTGACGGTCGTGGCTACCCTGGAGAGCAGTGCTTCAGGATGGGCGCAGCTTGTTACGATCAACGTCAGGAAAGCACCGCTGGAAAAGGTATTTCTTGAAATGAGACGGCAAACGGGTTGCCACTTCGTATTCAACTCGCAGATGTTGGATAAGGCAGGCAGGGTGACCCTTTACCTGAAAGATGCTCCGCTGGAAGAAGCGCTGCGGCAGTCCCTCGCAGGCCAGCCGCTGACCTATGCCATCATAGACAGCAATGTGGTCATCAAGCCGGCTCCGTTGCCGGTTACCCCGGCTGTGCGCGAAAAAGCTGACATCGGCGTAACCGGGGTCGTGCGCAGCAAGGACGGCACGCCGCTCGTAGGGGTGTCCATTCTTATCAAAGGCACCGGCTCAGGTACGATCAGCGATGGCAACGGCCGCTTCGAGCTGAAGAGTGTCAGCGAGAATGCCGTGCTGGTATTCCGCTATATCGGCTTTGCGGACAAAGAAGTGAAACTCTCCGCGACCACCAGGGAGCTCAATATAACCCTGGAAGAATCCGAACGCAATGTAGCGGAAGTGGTGGTGACCGGTTACCAGAATGTAGACCGGAAACTCTTTACCGGCGCCAGCTCCAAAGTAAGCGCCAAGGATGCAGAGCGTAACGGCGTACCGGATATCTCGCGCATGCTGGAAGGCCAGGTGGCCGGGGTGTCCGTACAGAACGTATCCGGTACTTTCGGTGCTGCGCCGAAGATCCGTGTACGCGGCGCTACTTCGCTCTCCGGAGAGAACAAGCCCCTCTGGGTGGTGGACGGCATTATCCTGGAAGATGTGGTGAACATCTCGAATGAAGCCCTCTCCACCGGTGACGCCAACACCCTCATCGGTTCTTCCGTGGCCGGTCTTAATCCTGACGATATAGAATCCTTCACGATCCTGAAAGATGCCGCGGCTACGGCCATGTACGGTGCGCGCGCCATGAACGGTGTGATTGTGGTGAATACCAAAAAAGGCCGCAATACCGACGGTAAAGCCCAGGTGAACTATACCGGCACATTCACCACTTACCTGAAGCCTTCTTACGACCAGTTCGATATCATGAACTCCGCCGACCAGCTTTCCGTATTGCTGGAGCTGGAGAATAAAGGATATTATAATCACAGTTCTGTTTCCCGCGGCAAAGACGGCGGTATCTTCTACAAGATGTATAACCAGATGTACGAGTACGATCCGGTTACCGATACTTACGGCCTGAAGAACACGATGGAAGACCGCCTGAATTTCCTGGAGCGTTATGCGAAAGCGAATACGGACTGGTTCGATATCCTCTTCCAGAATTCCTTGCTGCAGGAACATTCCGTAAGCGTGAACTCCGGTTCCGCCAACTCCCAGACCTACTTCTCCACGTCCATGATGAAGGACAACGGGATGACCATAGGCGATGATGTAACCCGTTATACGGCTAAGTTCCGGAACAACTTCCGCCTGAACGACAAGCTCAGGGCCGAAGTGATGGTGAACGGCTCTATCCGCGACCAGCGTACGCCCGGTACCCTTACCCGCAATTCCGATCCGGTGTACGGGGTGTACTCCCGCGATTTCGATATCAACCCGTACTCCTACGCCCTCAATACCAGCCGCCTCATGACGGCCTATGATACCGATGGCCAGCCGGAGTATTTCGTCAGGAATTACGCGCCGTTCAACATCATCAATGAACTGAACACCAACTACCTGACCCTGAAGGGCATCGACCTCCAGGTGCAGGGCGGTATCAAATACAAGATCATTCCGCAGCTGGAATATTCCGTAGATGGCGCTTTCCGTTATGCCAACACAACCCGCGAGCATTATGTGAAAGATGGTTCCAACATGGCAGAGTCTTTCCGTGCGGATTATGATGCAACCATTGCTGAAGGCAATATCAACCTTTATACAGATCCGGATGATGTCAATTCCCTGCCGGTTGTTGTATTGCCTGAAGGCGGTTTTTACAACACCAACATCAACTCGCTGAAGAACTTCTATTTCCGCCAGAACCTGGAATACGATAATACCTTCAATGTGGTGCACCGTTTCAACTTCTTCGGTTCCATGGAATTGCGGGGTACTGACCGCCGGAACTCCGCCTACGAGGGGATCGGTTACCAGTACGAGAACGGTGGCCTGGTGAACCCCAACTACCGGTATTTCAAGAAGATGATCGAAGGGGGAGACCCGTATTTCGGGATGTCTTACGGCGCCGAGCGCTTCGCAGCCTTCATGGGACGCGCGGCTTACGCATTCGGTGAAAAATACAGCGTGAATGCTACCGCGCGTTATGACGGTTCCAACAAAATGGGCAAATCAAAAGTAGCCCGCTGGCTGCCTACCTGGAACATTTCCGGTGCATGGCATATCGATAGCGAGCCTTTCTATGGCAGCGGCATCAAAAAGATACTTTCCGGCGCCACGCTGCGCGGTACCTACGGTATGACGGCCAGCATCGGCGATGCCCGCAACTCTTCCGCCGTGTTCTACAACCAGGTGACCTACCGGCCTTATGAGAACGAAAAGGAATCCGGCATCTTCCTGAGCGGACTGGAAAATTCGGAGCTGACCTGGGAAAAGATGTATGAGTTGAATATCGGCGCCAACCTCGCGCTTTTCAACAAGATCGATCTGACCATTGACTGGTACCGCCGTAAATCTTTCGACCTGATCGGCAGCCTGAATACCTCCGGTATCGGTGGCCAGTTTGTGAAAACAGCGAACTATGCGGACATTAAAGCGCAGGGTATTGAGTTTACCATCGCCGGCAATCCTTTAGCCTCCCGCGACTTCCGCTGGAGAACGCAGTTCAACATCGCCGTGAATAAAAACGAGATCACCAACCTGGAGATCAACCCGAATATCTGGACGAATGCCAGGGCGGAAGGCGGTATGCGCGTGGGGTATGCGCAACGCGGACTGTATTCCATTCCCTTCGCAGGTCTCGATCCGGAATATGGCTATCCTACCTACCTCGCGCCGGATGGCAACGGGAAAACCACCTATATCCGCCTGCAGGACCTGGATGATAACTATTTGTTGTATCACGGGCCAACTGATCCCACCCTTACGGGAGGTTTCTACAACAGCTTTTCCTACAAACGTTTCTCTTTGTCCACCTTACTGACCTTTGCGGCCGGCAACTGGATACGTTTGCAGCCTTCCTTCGCAGCCGCGTACTCGGACATGTACACCTTGTCTGACCGGATGAACGACCGCTGGTTGCAATCCGGGGACGAAGCCCGTACCAATATCCCTTCATTGCTCGGTGCGTACCATGTCATCAATGGTGTGGTGAACCCGGCTACCGGGGCTACAACGGACGGCGTTTATCCGTACAATGCCTATAACTATTCTACGGAAGCGGTGGCTAAAGGGGATTTCATCCGCCTGAAAAGGATCGCGCTGGATTACACACTGCCCGCGCGGCTGATGTCCCGCCTTGGCATCCGTAACGCACAGCTGTCTCTCGTAGGGAATAACATTGCGCTGCTGTATTCAGACAAGCGGCTGTACGGCGCAGATCCCGAGTTCTTCAACAACGGCGGGGTAGCTATGCCTGTTCCCAAACAATATACGCTGGCTATAAAACTGGGGCTCTAA
- a CDS encoding RagB/SusD family nutrient uptake outer membrane protein: MKKYHIIYGLLLLGTLMFPACSKYLEVTPDNRAEINTVEKVAGLLVSAYPNRTYLFCETASDNSEDRTRALSSHQSQPYVDLYFWRDPEGTGNSTPAEYWNACYSAIAAANHALEAIEEHNLGEKANPYKGEALIARAYCHHMLVTFFAAAYEIGGANAGMGIPYVTEPETVVSKQYDRGTVAGVYEKIEEDLKAGLALLPGGTWQVPKYHFNPQAANAFATRFYLFKGDWDKVIEHASAIYPENNYYDNIRQYAGNMNDLNSDELVQEYTKAERPFNLLLANTYSVYQRSSGAGASRYGFGEQVKTHYGGITVFGGAFRTNLRSYGAPNYTPGKYREYFHYTNVAQGIGLPYIMLPLFTADEALANRAEAYIQKEDYPNAINDLNEFARARIRGYSLASHGLTVAKAQTFTGKSDAKEAMLEALLDTKKRAFILEGIRWMDILRHQLTVRHNHIDDTGTETFTELAHGDNRRVFQLPQEVKLSGVPLNPR, encoded by the coding sequence ATGAAAAAATATCACATCATATATGGCCTGTTACTGCTGGGAACGCTGATGTTCCCTGCCTGCAGCAAATACCTGGAGGTGACGCCGGATAACAGGGCCGAGATCAATACCGTGGAGAAAGTAGCCGGTCTGCTCGTATCTGCTTATCCCAACAGGACTTACCTGTTTTGCGAGACGGCTTCTGATAATTCGGAAGACCGTACCCGCGCATTATCTTCCCACCAGTCGCAGCCGTATGTAGACCTCTACTTCTGGCGCGACCCGGAAGGCACGGGCAACAGCACGCCCGCGGAATACTGGAACGCTTGCTATTCAGCAATTGCCGCAGCAAACCACGCACTGGAAGCCATAGAAGAGCATAATCTGGGGGAGAAAGCAAATCCCTACAAAGGAGAAGCCCTGATCGCCCGCGCATATTGCCACCACATGCTGGTAACGTTCTTCGCAGCGGCTTACGAGATAGGAGGGGCCAATGCCGGAATGGGCATCCCTTATGTGACGGAACCGGAAACAGTCGTGTCCAAACAATACGATCGCGGTACAGTAGCCGGTGTGTATGAGAAGATTGAAGAAGACCTGAAAGCAGGGCTGGCATTGCTGCCCGGTGGTACCTGGCAGGTGCCGAAGTACCACTTCAACCCGCAGGCCGCCAACGCCTTTGCCACACGCTTTTATCTCTTCAAGGGCGATTGGGACAAGGTGATCGAACATGCATCAGCGATCTACCCGGAGAATAATTACTACGACAACATCCGCCAGTATGCCGGCAATATGAACGATCTCAACTCCGATGAGCTGGTGCAGGAATACACAAAAGCGGAGAGGCCCTTCAACCTGCTTCTCGCCAATACCTATTCCGTGTATCAGCGCAGCTCCGGTGCGGGCGCCAGCCGTTATGGCTTCGGTGAGCAGGTGAAGACCCATTATGGCGGCATTACTGTTTTCGGAGGGGCATTCAGAACGAACCTCCGGAGCTACGGCGCCCCCAATTACACGCCTGGCAAATACCGGGAGTATTTCCATTACACGAATGTTGCGCAGGGCATCGGCCTTCCTTATATCATGCTGCCGCTGTTCACCGCGGATGAAGCGTTGGCGAACCGTGCGGAGGCCTACATTCAGAAAGAGGACTATCCGAATGCGATCAATGATCTCAATGAGTTCGCCCGTGCCCGTATCCGCGGCTACTCCCTCGCATCACATGGATTGACGGTTGCCAAAGCGCAAACATTTACCGGTAAATCCGATGCCAAAGAGGCCATGCTGGAAGCACTGCTGGATACCAAGAAAAGGGCCTTCATCCTCGAAGGCATCCGCTGGATGGATATTCTCCGTCACCAGTTGACGGTAAGGCACAATCACATCGATGATACCGGAACGGAAACATTCACGGAACTGGCGCATGGCGACAACCGGAGAGTGTTCCAGCTGCCGCAAGAAGTAAAACTTTCAGGAGTACCCTTAAATCCCAGATAA
- a CDS encoding putative zinc-binding metallopeptidase, with translation MRLKHIFFAGFTGLLLAGGGSCRKSETLDVDMSRYNVDNPQQTELDNWITAQLTDPYNIQLVYRFERNLTDVSKDISPIALEQVKPTAEAIINIFLKTYEKVAGATFIKTYTPKQFVLYGSPSYNSNGTITLGTADGGRRVVLYEMNTLDFSNAAQVSRKMRTIHHEFTHIVNQIVAIPPEFKQVTNADYFEDWTSSANTAADAQRLGFVSRYARSKYTEDFAEMTAHLLVEGQLWFDAYARAGGDDAYQKLKRKEALVVDYFKQYFNINFRDLQYEVAKVLRDEYNDNTKEFLYALQNGLIANPLVVDFNSGIHYTEFGQSAQFAEVWNAVKTGLGVNNRTPVNFNIVFLSPTVMQIQHSYTNASGSSFAAWYDFNITVDANGDITFARFDDGTNQTQYNNGRNSQVAAGFKPLNDYLDGHVFRGDWIPESAGPRNYLKFGGFYVKDDPDNYFYGKF, from the coding sequence ATGAGGCTCAAACATATATTCTTCGCAGGATTCACCGGGCTGCTGCTCGCGGGCGGCGGGTCTTGCCGGAAATCAGAAACGCTGGACGTAGATATGTCCAGGTACAATGTGGATAATCCGCAGCAAACTGAACTGGATAACTGGATCACCGCCCAGCTCACCGATCCCTACAATATCCAGCTGGTGTACCGCTTTGAAAGGAACCTGACCGATGTGAGCAAGGATATTTCACCGATAGCGCTGGAGCAGGTGAAACCTACTGCGGAAGCTATCATCAACATCTTTCTCAAAACATATGAGAAAGTGGCCGGTGCTACCTTCATCAAAACCTACACCCCGAAACAATTCGTGCTGTACGGTTCCCCTTCCTACAACTCCAACGGCACCATCACGCTCGGCACTGCGGACGGTGGCCGCCGGGTGGTACTGTATGAGATGAATACACTGGACTTCAGCAATGCCGCGCAGGTAAGCCGGAAGATGCGGACCATACATCATGAGTTCACGCACATCGTGAACCAGATCGTGGCTATTCCGCCGGAGTTCAAGCAGGTAACCAATGCTGATTATTTCGAGGACTGGACCTCTTCCGCCAATACCGCGGCAGATGCCCAGCGGCTGGGCTTCGTATCCCGGTATGCCAGAAGCAAGTACACAGAAGACTTTGCGGAAATGACCGCACATCTGCTCGTGGAAGGGCAGCTCTGGTTCGATGCCTATGCAAGAGCAGGCGGTGATGATGCTTACCAAAAGTTGAAAAGAAAAGAAGCCCTGGTAGTAGACTACTTCAAGCAGTATTTCAATATCAATTTCCGTGATCTGCAGTATGAAGTAGCGAAAGTTTTGCGCGATGAGTATAACGATAATACCAAGGAATTCCTCTATGCCCTGCAGAACGGCCTGATCGCCAATCCGCTGGTAGTGGATTTCAACAGTGGTATCCATTATACCGAGTTCGGGCAGTCCGCACAGTTCGCCGAGGTTTGGAACGCAGTGAAAACCGGTCTGGGGGTTAATAACCGGACACCGGTCAACTTCAACATCGTGTTCCTGTCACCCACCGTCATGCAGATACAGCATAGCTATACCAATGCATCCGGTTCCAGCTTCGCAGCCTGGTACGATTTCAACATCACAGTGGACGCGAACGGAGATATCACCTTCGCGCGGTTCGATGACGGAACGAACCAGACGCAGTACAACAACGGCCGTAACTCGCAGGTAGCCGCAGGCTTCAAGCCGCTGAACGATTACCTGGACGGCCACGTTTTCCGCGGCGACTGGATACCGGAGTCAGCCGGCCCCCGGAACTATCTCAAGTTCGGCGGTTTCTATGTAAAGGATGATCCGGATAATTACTTCTATGGTAAATTTTAA